A single region of the Paludibacter jiangxiensis genome encodes:
- a CDS encoding T9SS type A sorting domain-containing protein gives MRFFAFIFLSILFPLALFAQEATSSAGGNISGKGGSVSYTLGQVSYTSISVSDIIFGEGVQQAFDKTSGIIIPGETSSSDLTIDCVVFPNPTTNYVTLTIKNSNYNDLKYLLYDSSKKLITQNDIQTANTIVSLVDLPTGTYLLTVMNPKKNILRIVKIIKDYIQQ, from the coding sequence ATGAGATTTTTTGCATTTATATTTCTCTCTATACTGTTTCCTCTTGCGCTCTTTGCACAGGAGGCAACATCAAGTGCCGGTGGAAACATTTCAGGCAAAGGGGGATCTGTAAGCTATACATTAGGACAAGTATCATATACAAGTATTTCTGTGTCTGACATAATATTCGGAGAGGGAGTGCAGCAAGCCTTTGACAAAACATCCGGCATCATCATTCCCGGAGAAACATCATCAAGCGATTTGACTATCGATTGCGTCGTATTTCCAAATCCGACTACGAACTATGTAACGCTTACTATCAAGAACTCCAATTACAACGATCTGAAATACCTGTTGTATGACTCCAGCAAAAAATTAATTACACAAAACGATATACAAACAGCTAACACTATTGTTTCACTGGTAGATCTTCCAACCGGGACTTACCTGCTGACAGTAATGAACCCTAAGAAAAATATTCTTCGAATTGTCAAAATTATAAAGGATTACATTCAACAATGA
- a CDS encoding beta strand repeat-containing protein, whose product MKHLLHITIALFITTILYAQAPQRMTYQAIIRDANSNLIQNKTVGIRISILQGTSTGPAVYVENHIVPTNTNGLVSLEVGGGIAQVSFFNSIDWSKGPYYIKTETDPTGGTNYTISGVSQLLSVPYALYAVTSGNSSNSSNSPSSPTTVIDNLTSTSTTSALSAYQGKLLKDMIDGINTSTGGTTGGTTGGTTGGTTTGTSNLTGDVTSAGSVTKIEKLQGYPIVANIPLVGQTLLYDGVFWTPKTLTLSGDVNGAYTATKVTQIQNIPVAPTAPASGQTLRFNGVAWIPEFLYAENVQISPQIPGLYATNVQDALRVLQQQIGTAAGGGLTTVYHDSSFSGNGISSSPLSLADYSVSSSKLTDKAVTLPKLADISSNTLIGRSSSGTGAAEAITIGSGLSLTGGVLSATGSSGGGSGSGTITAVNAGSGLTGGGTSGSVTLGLGSIAGNSILGNASSSSSTPTALSASQVKTLLSLSKSDVGLNNIDNTSDLNKPISTATQTALDLKEDKANKSTDGTLSSNSDTKYPSEKAVKTYVDAKVSSGGSGSSTVSHDATLTGSGTSSSLLSVADKAITYSKMADIASSSLIGRTSSGNGSPESISIGSGLSLVAGVLSATGSGSGSGSGSITGVTAGTGLVGGGTSGSVTLGLNSIANNTVLGNNSGSASAPTALSATSLKTMLALTPTDLGLGNVNNTSDANKPISTATQTALNLKEDKANKSTDGTLSSNSDTKYPSEKAVKTYVDDKVPTYATTDANKVLSVNAAGTGVTWATPTTSATAATVPVVVQNGLPSTATTVQTALENLQGEISSIVSSGGSGTVTGVTVATTNGFKGTATSAAVPDISLGTTVTGLLKGNATSGAITAATAGTDYLTPTDNAASATKLQTGKTISISGDLTYTSPAFDGSTNVTAAGTISNNAVTTAKIASNAVTYTKMQTMTANKLLGSGLTGTAVSEITLGSGLSYSGSTLNTVAPTPASTDAGKVLTANASGSATWQTPSGGGSGISTASNGLTVTSSDVALGGTLTKNTTVDQGANTLTFSNTGLTGSAGRTIFNGNVQMNGAVYAKIRTYTGTFAGFTVNDDDYIINIQIAGAGNITLPNPVTCPGRVLMIRNNSVQAGTSGTYTYITYAPVNNTSIAASRGEMMISDGTSWYVVAGF is encoded by the coding sequence ATGAAACATCTGCTACACATAACCATTGCACTGTTCATTACAACAATTTTGTATGCTCAGGCACCGCAAAGAATGACTTATCAGGCCATTATTCGAGATGCCAATTCGAATCTCATTCAAAACAAAACTGTTGGTATACGAATCAGTATTTTACAGGGCACTTCAACCGGTCCAGCGGTATATGTTGAAAACCATATAGTTCCGACTAATACGAACGGGTTGGTTTCTCTTGAAGTGGGAGGCGGCATTGCCCAGGTATCCTTTTTCAATTCAATTGACTGGTCTAAAGGACCTTATTACATCAAGACCGAAACCGATCCAACCGGAGGTACCAACTATACGATTTCAGGTGTAAGCCAGTTATTAAGTGTTCCATATGCGCTCTACGCAGTTACCAGTGGGAACAGCAGCAATAGCAGTAATAGCCCTTCCTCTCCAACTACGGTAATCGACAATCTGACTTCCACCTCAACCACATCTGCTTTATCTGCATATCAGGGTAAGTTACTGAAAGATATGATTGATGGTATCAATACTTCAACAGGAGGCACTACGGGCGGAACTACAGGGGGTACCACAGGAGGAACAACTACAGGCACCTCAAACCTTACAGGAGACGTAACTTCTGCCGGCTCTGTTACAAAAATTGAAAAATTACAGGGATATCCCATAGTAGCAAATATTCCGTTAGTAGGTCAAACTTTACTATATGATGGCGTCTTCTGGACTCCAAAAACTTTAACTTTATCCGGAGATGTGAACGGAGCATATACAGCCACAAAAGTCACACAGATCCAGAACATTCCGGTAGCGCCAACAGCTCCTGCCAGCGGCCAAACGTTACGTTTCAACGGAGTTGCATGGATTCCTGAATTTTTATACGCGGAAAATGTTCAAATATCGCCCCAAATTCCGGGTCTTTATGCCACTAATGTTCAGGATGCCTTACGCGTTCTCCAACAACAAATAGGAACAGCTGCCGGAGGAGGACTCACCACCGTGTATCACGACTCGAGCTTTAGCGGAAATGGAATTTCGTCATCCCCTTTAAGCCTTGCTGATTACAGTGTGTCCTCATCCAAACTGACTGATAAAGCTGTAACACTACCAAAACTGGCCGATATTTCCTCAAACACTTTAATTGGACGCTCAAGCAGCGGAACTGGAGCTGCTGAAGCAATTACGATAGGATCGGGCCTATCGCTTACCGGAGGAGTTCTCTCCGCAACCGGCTCATCAGGAGGAGGAAGTGGATCGGGCACAATTACTGCAGTCAATGCTGGAAGCGGCTTGACCGGAGGCGGAACATCCGGAAGTGTAACGCTCGGATTAGGAAGTATTGCTGGAAACTCAATATTGGGAAATGCTTCGTCGTCGTCATCAACACCTACAGCATTATCTGCCTCACAGGTAAAAACCTTGCTTTCGCTCTCAAAGTCTGACGTCGGACTAAACAATATTGACAACACATCTGATTTGAATAAACCAATCAGTACCGCGACACAAACAGCATTAGATCTTAAAGAAGACAAGGCGAACAAAAGCACGGACGGAACGCTTTCCTCAAATTCGGATACCAAATATCCCAGCGAAAAAGCAGTAAAGACTTATGTAGATGCAAAAGTTTCCTCTGGAGGAAGCGGTTCTTCCACTGTATCGCACGATGCAACCCTGACCGGAAGCGGAACTTCCAGCTCACTATTGTCGGTTGCCGACAAGGCAATTACATATTCAAAAATGGCTGATATTGCATCCAGCTCGCTTATCGGACGCACAAGCAGCGGAAACGGAAGTCCTGAATCTATATCAATCGGATCGGGTCTTTCATTAGTCGCCGGTGTTCTATCTGCCACCGGGAGCGGAAGTGGCTCGGGGAGCGGGAGCATCACTGGCGTAACAGCCGGAACAGGCTTAGTCGGAGGAGGTACTTCCGGATCTGTAACTCTTGGGTTGAACAGCATTGCAAACAATACGGTTCTGGGGAATAACTCAGGCTCCGCCTCTGCTCCAACTGCGCTGTCTGCCACCTCGTTAAAGACAATGCTTGCACTCACTCCAACCGATTTAGGACTAGGAAACGTTAACAATACAAGTGACGCAAACAAACCTATCAGTACTGCTACTCAAACAGCACTGAACCTTAAGGAAGACAAAGCCAATAAAAGCACAGATGGAACACTGTCATCAAATTCAGACACCAAATATCCATCCGAGAAAGCAGTAAAAACATACGTGGATGATAAAGTTCCCACTTATGCAACCACTGATGCGAACAAGGTGCTCTCTGTAAACGCAGCCGGAACAGGAGTAACATGGGCTACACCAACCACTTCTGCCACAGCGGCAACCGTACCGGTTGTAGTACAAAACGGACTGCCATCAACGGCAACCACAGTCCAAACGGCATTAGAAAATTTACAGGGAGAAATCTCCTCTATTGTATCTTCAGGTGGTAGCGGAACTGTAACCGGAGTGACGGTTGCGACCACAAATGGATTTAAAGGTACTGCCACCTCAGCTGCTGTACCTGATATTTCTCTTGGAACCACAGTTACAGGTTTGTTAAAAGGTAATGCAACGTCAGGAGCCATTACAGCAGCAACAGCCGGTACCGATTATTTAACCCCTACTGATAATGCCGCTTCGGCAACCAAACTACAAACGGGAAAAACAATTTCAATCTCCGGAGACCTTACTTACACATCTCCGGCATTCGATGGTAGCACGAATGTGACTGCTGCCGGAACCATCTCAAACAATGCTGTTACTACTGCCAAAATAGCATCAAACGCCGTTACTTATACCAAAATGCAAACCATGACGGCAAATAAACTTTTAGGATCAGGGCTAACCGGAACAGCCGTTTCTGAAATTACACTCGGCAGTGGGTTGAGTTATTCGGGATCAACATTGAACACCGTTGCGCCAACTCCTGCGAGTACAGATGCCGGGAAAGTTCTTACGGCAAATGCATCAGGATCGGCCACCTGGCAAACACCAAGCGGAGGCGGTTCTGGTATATCGACAGCCAGCAATGGTTTGACCGTAACCAGTAGCGATGTTGCGTTAGGCGGTACTTTAACAAAAAACACGACTGTAGACCAAGGAGCAAATACCCTGACATTCTCAAATACAGGACTTACAGGATCGGCCGGAAGGACAATCTTTAACGGGAACGTTCAAATGAATGGTGCAGTATATGCAAAGATAAGAACCTATACAGGCACCTTTGCCGGATTTACAGTCAATGATGATGACTATATAATCAACATTCAGATTGCGGGAGCAGGAAATATTACTTTGCCAAATCCAGTTACCTGCCCGGGTCGCGTCTTGATGATAAGAAACAATAGCGTACAAGCAGGAACTTCGGGTACCTACACATACATCACTTACGCACCTGTTAATAACACCTCGATAGCAGCATCCAGAGGAGAAATGATGATCTCTGACGGAACAAGCTGGTATGTAGTCGCTGGTTTTTAA